A single window of Granulicella mallensis MP5ACTX8 DNA harbors:
- a CDS encoding SDR family NAD(P)-dependent oxidoreductase, which translates to MPTLQGRVAVVTGSGSGIGQAIAERLAKEGANCVVDYRDHIDQAQATADKITAAGGKAILVRADVSVLSDCTNLVEQAWQQLGSCDILVNNAGIEKGADFWDVTEADYDAVLNVNLKGAFFLTQAFVRKLRDAKKPGRVINISSVHEDMVFPHFSTYCASKGAMRMLMRDLAVELGPLGITVNNIAPGAVNTPINTSLLANKPKLEALLANIPLGRLANPEEIAGLAAFLASDDAAYVTGSTYVIDGGLMRNYHEQ; encoded by the coding sequence GTGCCCACACTGCAAGGAAGAGTCGCCGTCGTTACAGGATCGGGATCAGGCATCGGTCAGGCCATCGCAGAACGCCTTGCAAAAGAAGGCGCGAACTGCGTCGTCGACTATCGCGACCACATCGATCAGGCCCAGGCTACCGCGGACAAGATCACTGCCGCAGGCGGCAAGGCCATCCTGGTTCGCGCCGATGTCTCCGTACTCTCCGACTGCACAAACCTTGTCGAACAAGCCTGGCAGCAACTGGGATCCTGTGACATCCTCGTCAACAATGCGGGCATCGAGAAGGGTGCGGACTTCTGGGACGTCACCGAAGCCGACTACGATGCAGTCCTCAACGTAAACCTCAAGGGAGCCTTCTTCCTCACACAGGCCTTCGTCCGCAAACTACGCGATGCCAAAAAGCCGGGCCGAGTCATCAACATCTCCTCCGTGCATGAAGATATGGTCTTTCCCCACTTCTCGACGTACTGTGCCTCCAAAGGAGCCATGCGCATGTTGATGAGGGACCTCGCCGTCGAACTGGGCCCACTGGGAATTACCGTAAACAACATCGCACCCGGAGCAGTAAATACACCGATCAATACCTCTCTGCTGGCAAACAAACCCAAGCTCGAGGCCTTGCTCGCCAACATCCCCCTGGGCCGTCTCGCCAATCCCGAAGAGATCGCCGGCCTGGCCGCCTTCCTCGCCTCCGACGACGCAGCTTACGTCACCGGCTCAACCTATGTCATCGACGGCGGCCTCATGCGCAACTATCACGAACAATAA
- a CDS encoding cytochrome P460 family protein produces MLKRFIPIAGLLLLAFLGEAQKPAAPTTDAPSYTPSGDLIAPIHYREWIFLTSGIDMSYDAATSQPSAHPVFNNVFVNPTAYRSFLTTGTWPDKTTMVLEIRGSENPVSINKRGHTQTSEIRGFEIHVKDHGKWSFYDQDGNTPLAKLIPPPADCYSCHENHGAVDTTFVQFYPTLLPRAKQKNTLSPAYLKEMASPVASNSTK; encoded by the coding sequence ATGCTCAAGCGCTTCATCCCGATCGCGGGCTTGCTGTTGCTCGCATTCCTCGGCGAGGCCCAAAAGCCTGCCGCCCCCACCACCGATGCCCCCAGCTACACCCCAAGCGGCGACCTGATCGCGCCCATCCACTATCGCGAGTGGATCTTCCTCACCTCGGGCATCGACATGTCCTACGACGCCGCGACCTCTCAGCCCTCTGCCCATCCCGTCTTCAACAACGTCTTCGTCAATCCAACCGCCTACCGCAGCTTCCTCACCACCGGCACCTGGCCGGACAAGACGACGATGGTCCTCGAAATTCGCGGCTCCGAAAATCCCGTGTCCATCAACAAGCGCGGCCACACCCAGACCTCTGAGATCCGGGGCTTCGAAATCCATGTCAAAGACCACGGCAAGTGGTCCTTCTACGACCAGGACGGAAACACCCCTTTGGCAAAGCTCATTCCCCCACCTGCCGACTGCTATAGCTGCCACGAGAATCACGGAGCCGTCGATACCACCTTCGTGCAGTTCTATCCCACGCTCCTCCCTCGGGCGAAGCAGAAGAACACGCTCTCGCCCGCTTACCTGAAGGAAATGGCGTCTCCAGTCGCGTCGAACTCCACAAAGTAG
- the tadA gene encoding tRNA adenosine(34) deaminase TadA, translating to MSTATLPDDEAFMRLAIAEARAAEAAGEVPVGAIIVSPTGEIVSRGNNQVLRTNDPTAHAEIVALRAAGLALDNYRLLTPEGGCTLYCTLEPCAMCAGAILHARIARLVFAARDPKAGACGSVLSVMNHPALNHRVEVVESILTEECSAMLTNFFRARRAAQTSANKSASDLFTEANTDGNS from the coding sequence ATGTCCACCGCTACACTCCCAGACGACGAAGCCTTCATGCGACTCGCCATCGCCGAAGCCCGCGCGGCCGAAGCAGCCGGCGAGGTTCCCGTAGGCGCGATCATCGTCTCACCCACCGGTGAGATCGTTAGCCGCGGCAACAACCAGGTTCTGCGCACCAACGACCCCACCGCCCACGCGGAAATCGTCGCCCTCCGCGCCGCGGGCCTCGCGCTCGACAACTACCGCCTCCTCACCCCGGAGGGCGGCTGCACTCTCTACTGCACGCTTGAACCCTGCGCGATGTGCGCCGGAGCCATCCTGCACGCCCGCATCGCACGCCTCGTCTTCGCCGCACGCGATCCCAAAGCCGGGGCCTGCGGCTCCGTGCTCTCGGTCATGAACCACCCCGCACTCAACCATCGCGTGGAGGTTGTAGAAAGCATACTCACCGAAGAGTGCAGCGCGATGCTCACAAACTTCTTCCGCGCCCGCCGTGCAGCTCAAACCTCTGCGAACAAGTCCGCATCTGACTTGTTCACGGAGGCCAACACCGATGGCAACTCGTAA
- a CDS encoding VOC family protein translates to MISNSEVMGFIPTVDAVRARAFYEGVLGLRFVSDDPFALVVESNGTFIRITKSGEFTPVPHTILGWRVKDIEEEVQALHAQGVTFKRYPPMSQSDLGIWTAPGGTRIAWFLDPDGNLLSLSQHPEDK, encoded by the coding sequence ATGATCTCTAACAGCGAAGTGATGGGTTTTATCCCAACCGTCGATGCCGTGCGGGCACGTGCCTTCTACGAAGGTGTCCTGGGGCTGCGCTTTGTAAGCGACGACCCGTTCGCTCTGGTCGTAGAGTCAAATGGAACGTTTATTCGAATCACCAAAAGCGGTGAGTTTACGCCTGTTCCGCATACCATCCTCGGTTGGCGCGTAAAAGATATCGAGGAAGAAGTGCAAGCCCTGCACGCCCAGGGAGTGACCTTCAAGCGGTATCCTCCCATGTCCCAGAGCGATCTTGGCATATGGACAGCGCCGGGAGGAACCCGGATCGCGTGGTTCCTCGATCCGGACGGAAATCTGCTTTCACTCTCCCAACACCCAGAAGATAAATAG
- a CDS encoding glutaredoxin family protein: protein MELLVYSADWCRDCREAKRFLATHSIPYTEINIETTPGAADKVIAQTGKRGIPQFVLDGKWIQPYKPGQGFLHDEMSALFGVNANK, encoded by the coding sequence ATGGAGCTTCTCGTTTATTCCGCTGACTGGTGCCGCGACTGCCGCGAAGCCAAGCGCTTTCTTGCGACTCACTCGATTCCCTACACCGAGATCAATATCGAAACCACCCCAGGCGCCGCCGACAAGGTAATCGCCCAGACCGGTAAACGAGGCATCCCCCAGTTCGTCCTCGACGGCAAGTGGATCCAGCCCTACAAGCCAGGTCAAGGCTTTCTCCACGACGAGATGTCGGCACTCTTCGGTGTGAACGCCAACAAGTAG
- a CDS encoding DUF302 domain-containing protein, with translation MSEGIQTCASSHSVDEIVARLETLLKEKGVKLFCCVDHSGEAKAAGLEMPATKLLIFGNPKGGTPVMLAAPSAALDLPLKILVSETGEGRTLLSWNDPVWLQQRHGFPDDLVPNLAAAGIFARKVAE, from the coding sequence ATGTCCGAAGGAATTCAAACCTGTGCCAGCAGCCATTCTGTTGACGAAATCGTTGCGCGGCTGGAGACGCTGCTCAAAGAAAAGGGCGTCAAGCTTTTTTGCTGTGTGGACCATTCCGGCGAGGCCAAGGCTGCCGGCCTTGAGATGCCCGCGACGAAGCTGCTGATCTTTGGGAACCCCAAGGGTGGAACGCCTGTGATGCTGGCGGCACCGAGCGCTGCGCTTGACCTTCCGCTCAAGATCCTTGTCTCCGAGACTGGCGAGGGAAGGACACTGCTCTCCTGGAACGATCCTGTCTGGCTACAGCAGCGTCACGGCTTCCCGGATGATCTCGTGCCTAATCTGGCGGCTGCAGGAATATTCGCGAGAAAAGTCGCCGAATGA
- a CDS encoding dihydrofolate reductase family protein, giving the protein MPKVRVAGFGVSLDGFSAGTEQSLDDPLGKRGPEVFQWFFHTKTFHAMHGKEGGSTDMDDTFARAAMDNFGAFILGRNMFGPVRGPWPDDSWKGWWGDDPPYHAPTFVLTHHEREPLVMQGGTTFYFVTGGIEEALRRAKQAAGDKDIKIGGGVSTVRQYLQAGWVDSLHLAFSPVLLGQGEALFPGLDLRALGFSVTERKVTEKATHVVLEKGF; this is encoded by the coding sequence ATGCCAAAGGTTCGAGTTGCGGGATTTGGTGTTTCGTTGGATGGTTTCAGCGCGGGAACGGAGCAGAGCCTGGACGATCCGCTGGGCAAACGCGGTCCCGAGGTCTTTCAATGGTTCTTTCATACAAAGACGTTCCACGCGATGCACGGAAAAGAAGGCGGATCGACCGACATGGACGATACGTTCGCACGGGCAGCGATGGATAATTTTGGCGCGTTCATCCTTGGCCGCAATATGTTCGGTCCGGTGCGCGGCCCTTGGCCGGATGATTCCTGGAAGGGATGGTGGGGCGACGATCCGCCGTACCATGCGCCAACCTTCGTGCTGACGCACCATGAGCGCGAACCGCTGGTGATGCAGGGTGGGACGACTTTCTATTTCGTTACCGGAGGCATCGAAGAGGCGCTTCGACGCGCGAAACAAGCAGCTGGTGACAAGGACATCAAGATCGGAGGAGGAGTTTCCACCGTGCGGCAGTATTTGCAGGCTGGGTGGGTAGATTCCCTTCACCTTGCATTTTCGCCTGTCCTACTTGGTCAAGGTGAAGCGCTGTTTCCAGGGCTTGATCTCCGTGCGCTTGGGTTCTCTGTGACGGAGCGCAAGGTGACGGAGAAGGCTACGCATGTGGTGCTGGAAAAGGGATTCTAG
- a CDS encoding DUF3175 domain-containing protein has translation MATRKAPAKKSAAKKSVAKKSPAKKSTTPPSRRWSAKVDTDSTHPDHELFLQSAPKIAKALADKRVSPKGPASGMRMLNFYINRAGKNLSKERVATLERAKELLSKIIAKSKEKTPAKKSAPKKAAKKSASKKLPSR, from the coding sequence ATGGCAACTCGTAAAGCTCCCGCAAAGAAGTCAGCAGCGAAGAAGTCCGTAGCCAAAAAGTCCCCGGCAAAGAAGTCCACCACACCACCCTCTCGCCGCTGGTCCGCCAAGGTCGATACCGACTCCACTCACCCGGACCACGAACTCTTCCTGCAAAGCGCCCCGAAGATCGCCAAAGCGCTCGCCGACAAACGCGTCTCACCGAAAGGCCCAGCCTCCGGCATGCGAATGTTGAACTTCTACATCAACCGCGCCGGAAAGAACCTCTCCAAAGAGCGCGTAGCCACGCTGGAACGAGCCAAGGAACTCCTCTCCAAAATCATCGCCAAGAGCAAAGAAAAAACTCCCGCGAAAAAATCAGCTCCGAAAAAAGCAGCGAAGAAGAGCGCCTCAAAGAAATTGCCTTCGCGTTAG